In Rutidosis leptorrhynchoides isolate AG116_Rl617_1_P2 chromosome 6, CSIRO_AGI_Rlap_v1, whole genome shotgun sequence, the DNA window ctgcggtcgagctGCGGTCGTCCGTGAGGTAAGTCGTAGATTAACAGTTTTAGAAAAACTTAAACTCGTTGGTACAGGACACGCACGGTTAGTGTCACGGTCGACCGTAGTTCAGCCGTGTAGCATTTTTACCAAGATAATTACTTATGTATTGGTcctttgctagagatagtttagacttatgaactcatgtcgtcctacatatgattAACTACTTAGctcttgtgtgtcatcatcaaaacaaagtgattaaccttTGAATATTATGATGTGAATCTTAACCAACACGTCGCATCGAGCCAACATTCGGCCAAAATTTCTTCTTTTTCCGGAGTACAATGCATTAATTGACGTGTCGGCTTTTCGCTTCCTTCGgctactttagcttttccctttctTTTAGCTTTTTGTTTTTTCGGTCTCGGGTTGTGTTTCGTGTACGCTTTCAAGCGTCGGTTGTGTTATATGTTGTGGCATGTATggaagttgttgttgttgagattgtgaaAAGAATTGTTGTTGGTTAATAGGAAATTGTGGTTGTGTATAGTATGAATTCATGTTTtgatattgtaattgttgttgaaatggtagtgTTGGTGATTGAACAAATTataattgttgttgaaatggtagttGTTGTGATGGAACAAATTGTTGTTGTTGAGAAAAACTAGTTTGGCTTGAAGACGAATTGTTAGCTTAGTTCGATGATGAATGATTCGGTGACGGGATTGGATTGTTTAACATATGGTTGAAGAAATCGTTTTTATTTTGTTGAGACATTTTTTTTGGAATGGAAGATTGAGAGTGTATAAAAATGTTTGAGATTAAATAAAGATTGAGAGTGTTGAGTGGTTATGTTTGTgtagtatgtgtatgtatatatagataggtaaataaatatgtaaaagaaaaaaaataaaaaaataaaaattaaacattCTAGCCGTTggggaaaaaaaaaagaaattcggtGGGCCCCACAAACTCGACCGTTAGAGGGGTGAGGGGTCTCACTGGCGGCCGGTGGCGGAATGCTGGTGGTGGGGGTGTGACGGTTGGCGGCCGGTGGCGGAGTGGGTAACGGACCACTACGTGTGTCCTAAGTAAAACAACAAAAACAATAAAACTGAAACATTCTCTCTACAATATAATTAAATAGtaaaaatagtaaaaataatgataaaaaatgatactgataaaataatataataatataataataataataatactgtaaataaaaatgaataataaataGATATAAACAAAACAAAGTATTGGCGTACCGGGTTTGGGCCCCCGAAATTTTAAAGTGCAGAGCTAACCCACAAAAGGAAAAACTATATACTCCGTAAATCTTCTATAAGCCCTAAACCCCGCGTTTATTTCCGTCGATCAACCACCTCAGCGGTACGTGATAAAATCTTCCTTGCTGGTACTCAGATTTCAGTATCATCTTACTTCTGGTTTAATTTACTTCCGGTGAGTAATTTTATAATCCTCCACCTTCTATTCTCTTGTTATTTTGGTCCATCGATCAATGAATATTGCCTATTTATTCCACTGCCATAAATTCAATTCTGGCTTATTTGTTTTAACGTCATGCATTATATAAATTCAATTGTGATTGATTGGTTAATTTGCCTTTGGTACGTTAATGACATCGTGATTCTTAGTCGATAATTAGTTGTCTTTGTAATAGGTTACGTGAAGAATGATTTCAGCAATATCATGGGTTCCTAAAGGGGCTTCAAATAAATCTGTCCCCTGTGTAGCTGACCCTCTTTCTAAGGAGGAAATCGAGAAGATAAAGAAGATGATGGTCCAAGCGGAAAAAGGGTTTGTATTATTGTGTATAGTTTCATTCTTATAAGTTATACGTTTGTTAGAGACAGTTTCTCTTTGATGCTGTTACTTAGCTTGTTATTTGATGTTTGTAGTTTTGATGCTGAGAGTGAAGAATGTGATGATGAAGAGATGAGTGTTGATGATGCATACAAAGATGTGGGTGAGATCGAGCATGCATTTGGCGCAGCTAGTGCGCTTGGTGGTGGATCGAACCAGACTGATATAACGGATGGTTTAGATGAACTAAACATGGATGGTTATGATGACGAGGATGACGGTATAATAATTCATGTGTACATTGACATATTTTTTCATATTCACTTTTCCGTACTTACtattatttaatttcactttttattattttatcatatcaGCCATTGACATATTTTGTTCGGGACTTGGGGACACTTTCTACCCAAGTAATGAGTTAGACCCGTATCTTAAGAATAAAGATGTAAGTTGCATAGTTTCACTTAACTGActttaagtcaatctttgaatatttGAGGTTGTAAATTTAAAGCCTTAATCTTATTTAATTTTATGTTGTTTAGGATGAGGATTCTGAGGAGCTTGAAGATATAATGATAAAAGCTGAAGATGCTGTTGTAGTTTGTGCATGTACTAAGGATGATACGGGTTGTCTTGAGGCATGTGGTGTTaagtatattttgatattttagccttttttttttttttttttttttttgtagaattTTGATGTGTTAATTTGTGTTTTTAAATAGGTTCTGGTTATAGAGGACCCTGATGGTGATCCAAACAAGTATGTTCACCATCATATTAACCTTTCGAAGTTTCCTCTGTGCACAGCATGGCTTGATTTCCCAATTAATGGTGGCGAAAAAGGTAGCATTAAAACTTTTATATATAACCATTTGTTTTtgctacttgaaaaaaaaaaacaaaaattactggAAAACTATCTTTTGTCACATTGTTTGACAAAAAAATACCGGAAAACTATAATATATCATTTAACAATTTCAAATTGTTTTCTTGTTGAATCCTGGATCACCCTGGATTGCCCACATGTTGTTTTAGCTCATTTATATGTTTTTTTGCAGGGAATTTCGTAGCGGTGGGCTCATGTAAAGCAGAAATCGAAATATGGGACCTTGATGGTGTACGTATATTATGATTTATTCTAACTGATTGCAGGTTTCTAGTTAATGTATTTGGATTATATAATAGAAAGTGATTTAAATCTTGTACTTCGGTTGTTTTCAGATTGATATAGAACAGCCATCACTTATATTAGGTGGTAAAAATAAGAAAAAGACGAAAGGAAAAGAGGTCGAGGTATTATTCATtagtccatatttgactaattagtGCTAAATGAGCTCGTTTTTAGATCCAAATTTCGATACTTCAAGTACTTTCTCGGTGCACTCTAACTTCAAACTTGCAAATTGTTGTTTGTAGAAGTCAAGGAAGTACAAGGAAGATAGTCACACTGATTATGTACTTTCTCTAGCGTGGAATAAGGGCTATAGGTAAGTTAAAGTTATATCTTATGggttttattttctttattatgcAGTTTTCTTGATGCTGATGTCATTCTGTCACATTTATATACAGGAATATTCTTGCAAGTGCTAGTGCTGATAAATCGGTGAAGATTTGGGATTTGTCAACCGGAAAATGCAATCTTACTTTGGAACACCATACTGATAAGGCATGCTTTATGTGATCTTTAGTTTATAAATTGTGTCTCGACCGAAACCCGTCCCGTTTAGGCCTAAAACCGTTTGGACCGGACCCGACCCGACCACATTTCTAGATATAGGTATTCCAAGTAGGCGTGTGAGTTGAGTATGCATTGATTGTGTATTCATTACAATGTTGTCTCTAAAAATTGTTTAGGTTCAAGCAGTTGCATGGAATCATCATGAACATGAGGTTCTTCTTAGCGGATCGTTTGATCATACAATAGTCATGGTGAGTGTTTTGCAAAATCTAACATTTGATTACGGTTAAACACTACGACGGCCTTAAATAAATCGTTTATATTATTGTTTTGTTGATGATTTTGTTGTTATGTTGCAGAGAAATGTAAGGACTCCTTCACATTCTGGGTTTAAGTGGTGTGTCGCTGCTGATGTGGAAAGCTTGGCATGGGACCCACATGACCAACACAAATTTGTGGTTAGTGGTACAAATTTTAGATTTGTATACATGTATGAAAGTTTGTGATATTATTTACAAAAGTAGTGTAGTAGCATCGCGTATATAAGACCGGgttgaaatctgttctttttaattcGGGTTGTGTCAATGCTCATTTTTTGCACTATATAATGAAGAATCCCTGATTTTTATAATAGTAATTAACTATTTACAGTTGTTATAGAACTTGTGTGCATTAATGATAAACTATGGGAGTCTGGGTGATGTTTGACCCATATGACCCGTGTGAGATTAATCATAACCCCAATTGACACATTCATAAaataaaatgggtcgaaattgcaagtTAATTGTCTTCTATGTTTTCAGGCAAGTCTCGCGAATGGTATAGTTGTTGGTTTTGATATCCGAACGGCAACATCCACTGAAGTAAAGCCTAATTTCACTCTTCATGCACACGATAAAGCTGTTTGTGCTATTTCTTATAATCCTGCAGTACCAAATGTAAGGCTTTGTTTTACCTTTATTTGTTTTGTTCTTATGATGTTATTACAATTACAATTCATATTTAGTATTGACTCACAATGTTACTTTTTTCAGCTTCTTGCAACTGGCTCTAAAGACAAAATGGTAACTAAACATTAAGCATATGAACTATTTATTTCTCATGCAAATGATTTACTTGCATATGTTTGTTATTCTTTTAAACAATAACAGGTTAAGCTATGGGATTTGTCAAATAACAAACCTTCATGCATCGCCTCAGAGAATCGTAAAGCTGTATTTTTCTAGACTCTTATACACACAATAGCATACTATTttatcacattaataagttatttcTTTTTTAACGTTTGTCTCATTTTATCAGGGTGCTGTCTTTTCCTTATCGTTCTCGGAAGATTCTCCTTTTTTGCTGGCCATTGGTGGCTCTAGAggaaatttgaaggtacaaaattgCTTCAAGTTTTGTATAAAGTCAGAAAAGTTGATATTTCGTTAACCGATTTTTTcaggttttgtttttttttttttgtatattgtTGCTTAGAAGTATCTCCTTTATTACTCAACTTCTTGCAGTTATGGGACACTTTATCGGATACTGGTGTTTCTAGAAGATACGGGACATATGCAAGAAAGTTTAATCAACCTGATCAGAGTGTGATTAAGGGATTTAAATCGACTTAAACAGGGGACTGTATTGCGCGCATTCATACCGtgtagaaatattaatatagttagtgtgtcatttatctagatgaacaaacAGAAATGAGATAAATAAAGGGCTTAGAACCTTTTTTGATTTCTAGTAGTATATATTGTTTTTTgttatattatgtttatgtttaactCAATGATTCGTTTAATATACTCATGTTTTTTTCCATAaatttattactttataatttttctAGTCGCGATTTGGATGAAACACAATATGTAAACCTAACTTGACGCGCATTTAGTGTTAACGCGCATTTAGTGTGAACGCGCATTTAGTGTGAACCTAGCTTGACATGCATTTAGTGTGAACGCGCCTATATAAATGTCACATTAGTGATTGGCTCACTAAGCCGTTGTAAGGTTGTTTGTTCTCCCCTCCCTACTTTCTCACTAGCGAGAGGGTTTTAATAAAAATTTTgtcgttaaaaaaaaaataaaaatgtcaCATTAGTTATGTTCAGGTCAATATTCCTCTCACATACACATAAACCCACACATATAACTATCAGAGCAATTGAGCAAACGGAGTCGGTGCACGTTTGCCGCTCGTCGCCCTAGGCGACGCCGTCTCCCACTCACGACCCCATCTCAGGTTGTGTCGCCAGCCTCGTTTCGACCAATATGTCGACTACGTGACGGAGTTTTGTTTCGTTTTATACCTCGTtttaacatatataataataataataattgataattgatgaTAAATTACAATCGATTACGTATGTTACTCCATaatttaacaaaataataataaaataatatctttGTTGGCGAACGTTTGCTTCAACGGTATCAAGCCTCAAAGTGGAAGGGCCCGCgcttagttgccaagcaacccgagtTCAATTCCTGGAAGCGGAAGGTTTTCTCTCCAATTTCCTGCGATTAGTTGCTAAGCAACCTaggtcccgcgattagttgccaaacaacccgggtaggagtttccttctagtgtgtgtgggtgcaaatgatgagggtctttgaaataaatgatccgctgatgCAAATTCGCCGTTAAAAAAAAGAAGGTAAAGATGTAGCATACATGgatgatgatgatatttattaTGGTATTGTAGGGTTTAATGGGCTTAAATGACTTATAAATgggttaaatataatataattgatttttataatatatattaggtTTAATCTAGTTCTtcaaattatttacaaaataaaatGGATCGACATTACtctatatatctaaatgatataTGCCAAATTAATAGTAAAGTTCATTGCCTTTAAAAATCCAcaccaaactttttattttttcaCACTTCAACCCCACCCTTCATACTATTTACACTTTTACTTTTTCACAACTTACCACAAAGCCCACAAATATTTTTCCCAGGTGTTCTAGACCTTTCATCCTGTCTCATAAAAAAAAAACCAACATTTACTACATTTACAGACAACTAGCGGAGAGGGGTGCGCGATGCCGCACCATTTTGTTTACGGTGGGCATCATTTGTTGACATGTATACTACAACAATCTATTCATTTCTGATATTGTTTGCATCGCGTTGTGGTGGAAACATTGCGATGCAATCTATTCACTTCTGATATTGTATACTACTCCCTCTGTCATTATATAATTGTCCCCAGAAAAAAAAACACatagtttaagaaaatgtcataGAAGTATTgtattttctgtttacttttcagttttactcTTACTTTTTCTTTATCGTTTAATCATATTCAAATATAATATTAAGGCTATAATAAAACTTAATCTTCTTATTCTTTTATAATTTATGGAAATGGATAATTAATTAGAGACATCTCGAAATAAAATATTGAATAATAAATTAAGGACGGAAGGAGTACGACGACACCCTAGATTTCACCTATTTTTCCTTTTGATTGACATATGAGTTATATTAGTGTAACTGGTTATTCCTTATCTCGGGACCAAATTGGTTATTGGGCAGTAAAAATTGTAACAGGTGTACCTGACGCTATTCCTGTAATAGGATCGCCGTTGGTAGAATTATTACGCGGAAGTGTTAGTGTGGCACAATCCACTTTGACTCGTTTTTATAGTTTACACACTTAATAAAAAAGCGAGTAAGAAGGGAGTATTAACTTTTCATAAATATATTAGATAGGAGCACATAAAAattttatcatattatttttattttttatacacTGTGAAGTCAACGATTAACTTTTTTGCTCTTATTTAATTTCAACATACTCTCACCCATTCAAATTGTCACAATATAATAAATAATGACAAAATAATCACAATATACAATAAATGGTGTGTACGATCAATTTGTAGTGTGTTAGTATCACTCTTCTAAAAAATACTCCGTAGTAGACAACGAATGTATGACGGAGTAAGTATTACTTGGTTTAAATTATATTCCAAAAAAATATATTACGGAGTTAATCTACTTATCCAATTTAAGAAGAATTTAAATTAAAGAAAAAGATACTACGGAGTATGTAATTAAAAAAGGTACCTGTTACAAAGGACTTTAGCAAGTGGGCTAATATTTATTGTAAAGTCCAGTTTGTCTTTTGACATCCTTTCAATTTTCATTGTTTGTGAAAATTGTATAATCTATTTTCAgttttttgaaaagaaaaaaaaaaaaaaaaactaccgaaAGAAACAATTGTGGTCTACAGCTGTCCACCTCTACAATGTCTTATATTTCTATTATTTTCacaaatttaaataaaattaaattaaatttaaaagaaTCATATTCATTACCCCATCTTCACTCCAACTATCATTTCTCTCTCTGTTATCAAAAATCCCAAAAAAAATTTGGCAATGCAACAACATAATCGATGTTATTTTTTCTCCTATCTCTGTCTACTGCCGTTGACCACCATTACCGAGCCCGAAGGTTATTAATCGCGGCGGAGGATCAGAAGGTGTAGAAAGTCTTCTCTACTTTGATTTTTCTACTTTTTTCAATTTCTTTTTTTTTCCGGTAGCCGTCGTCGATCTATTTTCCGGCAAAAGGCCGTCCACCGCCAACCCATCAAAATTTATAGTCATCGGTGAAGGAACGCGCCACCAAGGTCACTGCCGGAAATTTCGCTTTTTCCGGCCACTTTATCAGTTTTTCGGCATTATAATTGACAGGTATTCTTTGCTCGATTGCCAATTTTTATTAGATCCGATTTTGATACGTCCTTTTTTTAGATCTTTTTTTTTCATAAGGTTTTTTTTTTCCTAGATCTTGGTGACGTTGGTGGTTGCCATATGATGGTCACTGTTGGTGACGTTGGTGGTGACGGCGGTGGTTGTCAACGGTGGTGATGAGGGGTACGGTGGTGGTTGGTGGAGATTAAATGTGTGGTTGAAATGTTaaagaaaaaaaaagggaaaagggAAAAAAAGGCGGCTACAGTATGATCTTGTTTATCAgacttgtttcattttttttttactgcAGTATGGTGTGtaaagacgaaaatacccttgtAGGTTACTGTGATACTGTAGCGGTGTTGATGATGTGGCGGGTTATGATTGGGGGGTGTTGTCCATAATTAGTatgtagtataatataatataattgagGAATCCAGATCCTTCTAACCCATTATCTTCTCCACCCTGATATTCCTCCATCGCTATTTCAAATTATCTACAAACTCTATCTCTATTTGATCATCCCTAAAAATATTCACGTCCATATATGCTACCAGATTCTTCCATTCCACTACCTAACTTCCAGTTTCACCTCATTTGTGACTCACAAATTAGGGTTCACTTGATTTTGTCTAATTTATGTTATCTTTTTTTATAGAATCATGAAACCAACGTGAACCACTGAATCCCCGACGGCCAAATGAAATCTTTGGTGATCGAACGAAAATCACTATCGAAATATATTCATAGTTCGCCGGATCGTCGGATACTGAGCGGAATCGTCATTGTAATAGCAAAATCAACGATGTTTCGGCTCGCATCCACGGAGTTCCAGATCTGTTGTTTTGTAAGGTTTTTAAATTGTGGATTTTGGCTACAAAGAAAAATT includes these proteins:
- the LOC139855526 gene encoding uncharacterized protein, which translates into the protein MISAISWVPKGASNKSVPCVADPLSKEEIEKIKKMMVQAEKGFVLLCISEECDDEEMSVDDAYKDVGEIEHAFGAASALGGGSNQTDITDGLDELNMDGYDDEDDAIDIFCSGLGDTFYPSNELDPYLKNKDDEDSEELEDIMIKAEDAVVVCACTKDDTGCLEVLVIEDPDGDPNKYVHHHINLSKFPLCTAWLDFPINGGEKGNFVAVGSCKAEIEIWDLDGIDIEQPSLILGGKNKKKTKGKEVEKSRKYKEDSHTDYVLSLAWNKGYRNILASASADKSVKIWDLSTGKCNLTLEHHTDKVQAVAWNHHEHEVLLSGSFDHTIVMRNVRTPSHSGFKWCVAADVESLAWDPHDQHKFVASLANGIVVGFDIRTATSTEVKPNFTLHAHDKAVCAISYNPAVPNLLATGSKDKMVKLWDLSNNKPSCIASENRKAGAVFSLSFSEDSPFLLAIGGSRGNLKLWDTLSDTGVSRRYGTYARKFNQPDQSVIKGFKST